A stretch of the Acidilobus sp. 7A genome encodes the following:
- a CDS encoding MBL fold metallo-hydrolase, with translation MSSESSGKPKVKILGSGREVGRAAIGVEYKGRTVLLDYGVNFDENEQPIYPLHVRPKDVEALLLTHSHLDHIGAAPALFISVKPRLLATPLTLDVTRLLLYDMIKLNGPNLIFDNSTVDDMLGVAESVDYERSVELGDFTLTLMSSGHIPGSASALVDVNGTRVLYTSDMNNIETKLMSPHRLAGVKADVVIIESTYSTVTHPERSVTEREFYESVEDVVKRGGTVLVPAFSVARGQEIMCLLEERGFGWPVWIDGMIRSITDLYLAHSSFIRDPRLLARASEEQNLVKGWGDRKKALKKPGVIISSAGMLKGGPALYYYSRIVQNDKDAVFLVSYQAPGTPGRQALEEGVFFDGERKLPVKARLQLFDFSSHADWRGVMQTLRSISGVRKVILVHGEPQGQMELASKIRDELSLEVMIPQNGDDIELG, from the coding sequence ATGAGCAGCGAGAGCTCAGGTAAGCCTAAGGTTAAGATCCTTGGGAGCGGCAGGGAGGTAGGAAGGGCAGCCATAGGGGTTGAGTACAAGGGGCGGACGGTGCTCCTGGACTACGGGGTCAACTTCGACGAGAACGAGCAGCCCATATACCCGCTGCACGTCAGGCCGAAGGACGTGGAGGCTCTTCTCCTGACGCACAGCCACCTCGATCACATAGGGGCAGCCCCGGCCCTCTTCATCTCAGTGAAGCCGAGGCTCCTGGCGACCCCCCTGACCCTTGACGTCACAAGACTGCTGCTCTACGACATGATAAAGCTTAATGGCCCGAACCTCATATTTGACAACAGCACCGTGGATGACATGCTTGGCGTTGCGGAGAGCGTGGATTATGAGAGGTCTGTGGAGCTGGGGGACTTCACGCTGACGCTCATGTCAAGCGGTCACATACCTGGGTCAGCCTCTGCCCTGGTCGACGTGAACGGCACCAGGGTCCTCTACACCAGCGACATGAACAACATAGAGACCAAGCTGATGAGCCCCCACAGGCTCGCCGGCGTCAAGGCTGACGTTGTCATAATAGAGTCCACGTACTCCACGGTGACCCACCCTGAGAGGTCTGTCACGGAGAGGGAGTTCTACGAGTCGGTCGAGGACGTCGTTAAGAGGGGGGGCACCGTCCTCGTCCCGGCCTTCAGCGTGGCCAGGGGGCAGGAGATTATGTGCCTTCTCGAGGAGAGGGGCTTCGGCTGGCCCGTCTGGATAGACGGCATGATAAGGTCCATCACCGACCTCTACCTGGCGCACAGCAGCTTCATCAGGGACCCAAGGCTCCTGGCGAGGGCCTCGGAGGAGCAGAACCTGGTCAAGGGCTGGGGCGACCGCAAGAAGGCGCTTAAGAAGCCTGGAGTCATAATTTCAAGCGCAGGCATGTTAAAGGGAGGGCCAGCCCTCTACTACTACTCAAGGATAGTCCAGAACGACAAGGACGCGGTGTTCCTAGTGAGCTACCAGGCCCCAGGGACCCCTGGGAGGCAGGCGCTCGAGGAGGGCGTGTTCTTTGACGGGGAGAGGAAGCTGCCGGTCAAGGCAAGGCTCCAGCTCTTCGACTTCTCAAGCCACGCCGACTGGAGGGGGGTCATGCAGACGCTGAGGTCCATAAGCGGCGTCAGGAAGGTGATACTGGTCCACGGGGAGCCGCAGGGGCAGATGGAGCTGGCCTCCAAGATAAGGGACGAGCTCAGCCTTGAGGTCATGATTCCTCAGAACGGCGACGACATAGAGCTGGGCTGA